CGCCACGTACCTCGCCCGGATCGCGGCCCTCAACCCCCACCTGCATGCCGTGCTGGAAGTCAATCCGGACGCGCTGGACCAGGCCCGCGCCCTCGACGCCCTCCCTGCGCACGCGCGCGGCCCGCTGCACGGCCTGCCGGTCCTCGTCAAGGACAACATCGACACGGCCGCGCCCCTCCACACCACCGCCGGGAGCGCCCTCCTCGCGCGGCACCAGCCGAAGAGCGACGCGCCGCTCGTGCAGCGCCTCCGCGCGGCGGGCGCCGTCGTGATCGGGAAGGCCAACCTGACCGAATGGGCGAACTTCATGACGCTCGGCATGCCGAACGGCTACAGCAGCCAAGGCGGCCAGACCGTCAACCCCTGGCGGGACGGGCACGACACCGGCGGCAGCTCCAGCGGCAGCGGCGCGGGCGTCGCCGCCCGCCTCGCCCCCATCGCCATCGGCACCGAGACGAGCGGCAGCATCCTCTCGCCCAGCCACCAGCACGGCCTGATCGGCCTGAAACCCACCGTGGGCCTCATCCCCCGCACCGGCATCATCCCTATCGCGCACAGTCAGGACACCGCCGGACCCATGGGCCGCACCGCGCACGACGTCGCCCTCCTCGCAGGCGTCCTGCAGGGCGCCGACGGTCACGACCCCGCCTGCACGGACGCCCCCACCCTCGACTTCACGCTCACGCCCGCCGCGCTGCAGGGCGCCCGCATCGGCGTGATCCGCGAAGGGTACTGGAAGCACCTCAGCGACCCCGAACGCGCCGCCCTCGAAACGGCCGTGCAGACCCTGCAGGCGGCAGGCGCGCACGTCACCGACCCCGCCCCGCTCGCCACGGCCGCCGAACTCGACGGCTGGCACCTCGAGGTGCTCGTGTACGAGTTCCGGCACGACCTCGACGCCTACCTGCACGCCGTGCAGGACGGCCCCCGCTCCCTTGCGGACGTGATCGAGCAGGGCGACACCGACCCGGAACGCCTGCAACGCTATGGGCAGACGCTCCTGCAGGCCGCGCAGGGCACGCGCGGCGACCTCAGCGAACGCGCCTACACCCTCGCCCGCGAACGCGACCTGCACCTCAGCCGCGACCGGGGCCTCGACCCGCTCTTCGACCCGGCCGGACCCCCCTTCGACGCCGTCCTCTTCCCGCGCCTCAGCGGCGCCAGCATCGGCGCGAAAGCCGGGTACCCCAGCGTCAACGTTCCCGTTGGCCTCGTGGACGGCGTCCCGCTCGGCCTGCAGCTCTGCGGCCCCGCCTGGAGCGACGCGCGCCTCCTGTCGCTCGCCGCCGACCTGCACGACCGCCTCGGCGGCTGGCACCCCGCCCCGGACCCCGCCAGCCCCACCGGCAGCGGCGAGTGATTCCGCACCCCCACCTTGACCCGCCCCGCACGCAGCGACTACACTCTGAAGGCTCTGGCGCAGGCACGGGCAGGTGGGGCGGTTAGCTCAGCGGTAGAGCTTTCGCTTTACACGCGACGGGTCGGGGGTTCGAATCCCTCACCGCCCACCACACGAATAGCAGGCGGCCCACCGATTTCGTCCGGTGCGCCGCCTTCCTCATGCACGGCGGCCTCGTGTTCAGCTTAACCTGGTCTCAGTCTCAGGCATTCAGGGGCGCGGTGCGGCGGGCGTGGCGGGCGGTGAGGAGCAGCAGCAGCCACGCGCCCGCCGTGAGGACGGCGCAGAGGACGAAGACGGCGCGGTACCCGTACGCCTGCGCGACGCTGCCCGACACGAGGCCGGAGATGACGGAGCCGACGCTGGTGGTGTTGACGAACAGGGTGGTGGCGGCGCCGATGCGTCCGGGCAGGAGGTCCTGGAAGTACGCCATGCCGAGGCTGGCGGCGATGGCGATCACGACGGCCCGCACGATCTGCGCGAGGAGCATGGGCGTGAGGGTGTTCGAGAGGGCCATCGTCAGGAAGTACACGGTGAACAGTCCGAACGCGAACACGATCAGGGTCTGGTGCGTGGCGCGGCGCTGCAGGAACACGAAGCTGAGCATGACGGGAATCTCCAGCAGGGCGCACAGGCCGACGAGCAGGCCCACGTCGCTGCGCGGCAGGTGCAGGTCGAGCGTGACGTACAGCGGGAGGGCGATGAAGCCCATGGACATGCTCGTGCCATACAGGATGAAGCTGCTCACGACGGCCCAGACGGGCGGGCGGCCGGTGGGGGCGGGTGCGGGTGCGGCCTGGACCGGCGGGGGGGCCGTGCGGGTGCTCGTGCCCGCGCCGGAGCGCAGGACGACGATGCCCGCCGCGGCGTAGAGGGCGGCCGTCATCAGGAACAGGCCGTGGAAGCCGAGCGTGCCCTGCACGGCCGCGCCGACGCCCGGCCCGACCACCCACGCGAGCGAGAACACGGACCGCAGGGTGGTGAGGCCCTGCTCGGCGAGGGCGGGCGGTACGTCCCCGAAGCGGGTGCGCGTGAACGCGAACAGCTGCGGGAAGGAGGCCGCGCCGGTCCCGAGGAACACGGCGGCGATGACGCACAGCAGGGCGTAGCTGGTGGTGGTGGTGAGGAGCACGTAACCGGCCGTGGCGGCGGCGGCGGTGAGCAGCACGACGGGTTTGCGGCTGGGGAGCCGGTCCGAGACGCGCCCGAGCTGCAGGCTGACCACGATGCTGCTCAGCGCGAGGAGCGTCATGAACGCGCCGAGCGCGAAGGGGGACATGTGCGCCACCTGCGCGCCGAACAGCGGCAGGTACGGCGCGGTGAGGGAACTGGCGAGCCCGATGAGCAGCACGGCGCAGGCCATGCTGCCCGCGTGCGGCAGGGCGCGCAGGCGCGCGAGGGCGGAGGTGGGGGCGGCGGTGCCGGGCGTCAAGGGTTACTTCTTGCCTTCCAGCCGGATCAGGTTGACGTTCTCGAGCACGCCGAGCGGTCCGGTGATCCAGTTCCTGACGTAGCTGCGCGCGGCGGCGGGGGCGACGCCGTGCACGATGGGCAGGCGGACGTTCGCGGCGTACGTGAGGTCGTGCAGCTGCGCGTAGATGGGGGCCTTGGCGGCCTGCGTGACGGCGGCGCGGCCTTTCGTGAGGAGCGCCTGGATGGCGGGCGGGTTGTAGCCGCTGTCGTCGCTGCCGCCGTCGCCGTAGAACGCCGAGTAGAAGTTGTCCGGGTCGCCGT
This genomic window from Deinococcus aquiradiocola contains:
- a CDS encoding amidase family protein produces the protein MDILSLNVTALLPLLQTGELTAGTLTATYLARIAALNPHLHAVLEVNPDALDQARALDALPAHARGPLHGLPVLVKDNIDTAAPLHTTAGSALLARHQPKSDAPLVQRLRAAGAVVIGKANLTEWANFMTLGMPNGYSSQGGQTVNPWRDGHDTGGSSSGSGAGVAARLAPIAIGTETSGSILSPSHQHGLIGLKPTVGLIPRTGIIPIAHSQDTAGPMGRTAHDVALLAGVLQGADGHDPACTDAPTLDFTLTPAALQGARIGVIREGYWKHLSDPERAALETAVQTLQAAGAHVTDPAPLATAAELDGWHLEVLVYEFRHDLDAYLHAVQDGPRSLADVIEQGDTDPERLQRYGQTLLQAAQGTRGDLSERAYTLARERDLHLSRDRGLDPLFDPAGPPFDAVLFPRLSGASIGAKAGYPSVNVPVGLVDGVPLGLQLCGPAWSDARLLSLAADLHDRLGGWHPAPDPASPTGSGE
- a CDS encoding sugar efflux transporter, which encodes MTPGTAAPTSALARLRALPHAGSMACAVLLIGLASSLTAPYLPLFGAQVAHMSPFALGAFMTLLALSSIVVSLQLGRVSDRLPSRKPVVLLTAAAATAGYVLLTTTTSYALLCVIAAVFLGTGAASFPQLFAFTRTRFGDVPPALAEQGLTTLRSVFSLAWVVGPGVGAAVQGTLGFHGLFLMTAALYAAAGIVVLRSGAGTSTRTAPPPVQAAPAPAPTGRPPVWAVVSSFILYGTSMSMGFIALPLYVTLDLHLPRSDVGLLVGLCALLEIPVMLSFVFLQRRATHQTLIVFAFGLFTVYFLTMALSNTLTPMLLAQIVRAVVIAIAASLGMAYFQDLLPGRIGAATTLFVNTTSVGSVISGLVSGSVAQAYGYRAVFVLCAVLTAGAWLLLLLTARHARRTAPLNA